The following proteins are co-located in the Panthera uncia isolate 11264 chromosome F1, Puncia_PCG_1.0, whole genome shotgun sequence genome:
- the BECN2 gene encoding beclin-2 gives MFPIRFICQCCKQPLKLNQSMETSGLETTQETTASTLSAQWEPGETLERGPASKAETDTEKLQDNTSCSTLPGDDGKMSGDSSSNFILLGEFAPTSMLSNAQKTAGDIFDILTGERDVDHALCEDCTDKLLEELDTQLILTETENQNYKHWRKRIHDGELETLQEELEGLELEEARLAQELEEVEKNQKRVAEDLEAARAETQVLDQQDEQHWRDYSNLQWQQLELQDELTSRRNQLIHAQIQWDWLKKTNVFSATFEIRDDGPVGIINSFRLGCLPTVPVSWNEINMAWGQTALLLHALSNKIGLEFQRYQLFPCGNRSYLKSLTDDAIELPLFCITGQITCLDVKFDLAMMAFLDCMQQFKEEAEKGEWGLCLPCKIHVENGLMEDSGSTGEFYSIRTHLNTEEQWTKALKLMLINFKCSLVWLSLKYCQK, from the coding sequence ATGTTCCCCATCCGCTTCATTTGCCAGTGTTGCAAGCAGCCGCTAAAGCTGAATCAGTCCATGGAGACCTCAGGTCTTGAGACCACCCAAGAAACTACAGCTTCCACACTCTCAGCTCAGTGGGAACCAGGAGAAACCTTGGAAAGAGGCCCTGCCTCCAAGGCAGAGACAGATACTGAGAAGCTGCAGGATAATACCTCCTGCTCCACCCTCCCTGGAGATGATGGCAAGATGTCCGGGGACAGTTCTAGCAACTTCATCTTACTTGGAGAGTTTGCCCCTACAAGTATGCTCAGTAACGCCCAGAAGACTGCTGGGGACATTTTTGACATCCTGACTGGTGAAAGAGATGTGGACCACGCCCTGTGTGAGGACTGTACTGACAAACTTTTAGAGGAGCTGGACACCCAACTCAttctcacagaaacagagaaccaGAACTACAAACATTGGAGGAAGAGAATACATGACGGGGAGCTGGAGACACTGCAGGAGGAGCTGGAGGGCCTGGAGCTGGAGGAAGCAAGGCTGGCtcaggagctggaggaggtggagaagaaCCAAAAAAGAGTAGCAGAGGATCTTGAGGCAGCCAGAGCAGAGACTCAAGTGCTGGACCAGCAGGATGAGCAGCACTGGAGGGACTACAGTAACTTACAATGGCAGCAACTGGAACTGCAGGATGAGCTGACCAGCAGGAGAAACCAGCTGATACATGCCCAGATCCAGTGGGACTGGCTGAAGAAGACCAATGTCTTCAGTGCCACCTTTGAGATCAGGGATGATGGCCCTGTGGGCATCATCAATAGCTTCAGATTGGGCTGCCTCCCCACTGTTCCTGTGAGCTGGAATGAGATCAACATGGCCTGGGGACAGACAGCCTTGCTACTTCATGCCCTGTCCAACAAGATTGGGCTGGAGTTTCAGAGGTATCAACTCTTCCCCTGTGGAAACCGGTCCTATCTGAAGTCTTTAACAGATGACGCCATTGAGCTGCCATTGTTCTGCATCACGGGGCAGATTACTTGCTTGGATGTCAAATTTGACCTCGCAATGATGGCTTTTTTGGACTGCATGCAGCAGTTCAAGGAAGAGGCTGAGAAAGGCGAGTGGGGTCTCTGCCTGCCCTGCAAGATTCATGTGGAAAATGGCCTGATGGAAGACTCTGGAAGCACTGGTGAGTTCTATTCCATCAGAACCCACTTGAACACGGAGGAGCAGTGGACAAAGGCACTCAAGCTCATGCTTATAAATTTTAAGTGTAGTCTTGTTTGGCTGTCTTTAAAATATTGTCAAAAATAA